The Leucoraja erinacea ecotype New England chromosome 19, Leri_hhj_1, whole genome shotgun sequence genome has a segment encoding these proteins:
- the amn1 gene encoding protein AMN1 homolog, with translation MGEVFGSSLLDLCLCSLVKSLSRYATDVQTLPPNLKDKLIKIMSLQGIITDANMSQVLHPGLQKLDLRDCDITDNGLIMLQICTQLREINLSSSDCKLSVTSEGLKVIASSCPHLAEVCLKRCRNISDEGIVALAQQCRLLQIINISGCLGVTDTSLQALGKNCKFLHSVDFSATKVSDAGVIGLVNGVCSHNLKEIHMDRCVNLTDDAVESVLIFCPHIFILLFHGCPLITDRSREALQQLVCPNQMKQVTWTVY, from the exons ATGGGCGAGGTGTTCGGCTCCTCGCTGCTCGACCT ATGCCTATGCTCTCTGGTAAAATCACTTTCTAGGTATGCTACTGATGTGCAAACTCTGCCACCAAATCTGAAagacaaattaattaaaataatgagCTTGCAGGGAATTATTACAGATGCGAACATGAGTCAG GTCTTACACCCAGGCCTTCAGAAGCTGGACCTCCGTGACTGTGACATTACAGACAATGGGTTGATCATGCTTCAGATCTGCACTCAGCTAAGGGAAATCAATTTGAGCTCCAGTGACTGCAAGCTCTCTGTAACTTCTGAAG GTCTAAAAGTCATTGCTTCATCCTGTCCCCACTTGGCAGAAGTGTGTCTCAAAAGATGCAGGAATATTTCGGATGAAGGGATTGTTGCCCTCGCACAGCAATGCAGACTGCTACAAATTATCAACATTAGTGGCTGCTTGGGCGTCACTGATACCAGCTTGCAAGCACTGGGGAAGAACTGCAAATTTCTGCATAGTGTTGATTTTTCAGCCACAAAG GTTTCCGATGCTGGTGTTATTGGGCTGGTGAATGGAGTGTGTTCCCATAATTTAAAA GAGATTCACATGGACCGTTGTGTGAACCTGACAGACGACGCAGTGGAAAGTGTGCTCATTTTCTGTCCCCATATTTTCATTCTTCTTTTTCATGGTTGTCCACTTATCACAG ATCGTTCAAGAGAAGCTCTGCAACAATTAGTCTGCCCCAACCAAATGAAGCAAGTGACATGGACCGTATACTAA